From a single Arachis hypogaea cultivar Tifrunner chromosome 3, arahy.Tifrunner.gnm2.J5K5, whole genome shotgun sequence genomic region:
- the LOC140183463 gene encoding uncharacterized protein — MDTGVLFYEIDPPYIHEDPVRGEYYIYCVVPRICNYVVHGRPFQYPIRTAYFNPDAPYDFPLSWLHPGGPGIPHPEEQMPPPPDYPPPPEPPLLDEPIPAQPIHESPPAPFVLDEWGVPVLPPELDPLPELIEPPVFDEQQGHEYDQIMEVPPPSPDCILIRMPPRRRSDREGSIVNNPLRNDDNLFAAIHAMAEAVRETATATTRAVNRLGKRNGERNNDRNGENGGNGDGDNMNHDRPMTLAAFLKVNPPKFKGTTVATEADNWFRGIERSLRAQHVPEEQYVEFATYMLEEDAQHWWQGIQRLLQQDEGNILWNAFKEEFYKKYFPRATREAKEMELMQLKQGSMSVAEYTRKFEDLCRFSKVCQGNPADFEEWKCLKFEGGLREDLLNSVVPLEIRNFAELVNKSQLVEDCAKKIAAARMNRPGSSFQNYNWYTAPQGRNFKQGAMSSRRYNQNRNVHARPTGGNGGRMRQDMGKRPQQAQMRPVCRQCGKEHGSRPCQLTGIIYFSCGQPRHMAKDCPKKPVQGIDRPRQQGRVFAITADDAIKSDSLIQDIILGLDWLSKHHVFLDCFKRIAIFPSSEMHTEPVESCTFYLHSLRVISSNSGLEGYVLLSASSETNEQDLEQIRVVKEFPDVFSNDIPEFPPQREIEFSIDLVPGAGPISIAPYRMSPLELAELKKQLDELLGKKFIRPSVSPWGAPVLLVKKKDGGMRLCVDYRQLNKITIKNKYPLPRIDDQMDQLRGATVFLKIDLRSGYHQIRVKESDIPKTAFRTRYGHYEYTVMSFGLTNATAVFMDYMNRIFRPYLDLFVVVFIDDILIYSKIEEEHGEHLRIVLQILRARKLYAKLSKCEFWATEVAFLGHVITRDGYYRRFIKGFSQIALPLTRLTRKEVPFEWTEKCEESFETLKERLTTVPVLVLPDPQEPFEVYCDASFKGLGCVLMQHRNVVAYASRQLRPHGTIRHKDLNMKQRRWMEFLKDYDFKLSYHPGKANVVADALSRKSLGISWMMIKEEEMISAFENLKLGMRETSRGIVIAQLQLTSDFKIAIQQAQAQNSGMLALLTRMKAYQPEEVRQDKEGIWRYRNRICVPAQEDLRKNILTEAHESRFSIHPGTTKMYQDLKKMFWWPGMKKDVATYVSKCLTCQKI; from the exons ATGGACACAGGAGTCCTATTCTACGAGATTGATCCACCGTACATCCACGAGGACCCGGTGCGCGGCGAGTATTACATCTACTGTGTGGTACCTCGTATCTGTAATTATGTAGTTCATGGTAGACCTTTCCAGTACCCTATTAGGACAGCATACTTTAATCCTGATGCACCCTATGATTTTCCTTTATCTTGGTTACACCCCGGCGGACCTGGGATACCTCATCCTGAGGAGCAGATGCCACCTCCACCTGACTATCCTCCTCCACCTGAACCTCCTCTACTTGATGAGCCTATACCTGCCCAGCCTATCCATGAGTCACCTCCTGCACCTTTTGTCCTTGATGAGTGGGGTGTTCCTGTGTTGCCACCCGAGCTTGATCCTTTACCTGAGCTGATCGAGCCTCCTGTCTTTGATGAGCAGCAGGGACATGAGTATGATCAGATCATGGAGGTGCCACCTCCTTCTCCCGactgtatttt aatCAGGATGCCTCCACGGAGACGTAGCGATCGGGAAGGGTCTATTGTTAACAATCCGCTGCGAAACGATGATAATCTATTTGCTGCGATTCACGCTATGGCTGAGGCTGTGCGTGAAACGGCAACTGCTACTACCCGAGCAGTTAACCGTCTGGGGAAACGTAATGGAGAGCGTAACAATGATCGTAACGGTGAGAATGGTGGGAACGGTGATGGAGATAACATGAATCATGATAGGCCTATGACATTAGCTGCTTTCTTGAAAgttaatccaccgaagttcaagggTACAACTGTAGCAACTGAAGCTGATAATTGGTTCCGAGGCATAGAAAGATCCTTGAGGGCACAGCATGTCCCGGAAGAACAGTATGTAGAATTTGCTACTTATATGTTGGAAGAGGATGCTCAGCACTGGTGGCAGGGCATTCAACGTTTACTGCAGCAAGATGAGGGTAATATTTTGTGGAATGCTTTcaaagaagagttctataagaagtacttcccTAGAGCTACTCGTGaggcaaaggagatggagttgatGCAGTTAAAACAGGGAAgtatgtctgttgctgagtatacAAGGAAGTTTGAAGATTTATGTCGTTTTTCCAAGGTTTGTCAAGGGAATCCAGCAGATTTCGAAGAGTGGAAATGTTTGAAATTTGAAGGAGGACTCCGTGAAGATTTGTTGAACTCAGTGGTTCCATTGGAAATACGGAATTTTGCGGAGTTGGTTAATAAGAGTCAGCTAGTAGAGGACTGTGCTAAGAAGATAGCTGCAGCTCGGATGAATCGCCCAGGATCTTCTTTTCAGAATTATAATTGGTATACAGCTCCTCAGGGAAGAAATTTTAAGCAGGGAGCAATGTCTTCACGAAGGTACAATCAGAATAGAAATGTTCATGCACGTCCTACAGGAGGGAATGGAGGAAGAATGAGACAGGATATGGGTAAGCGACCTCAGCAGGCGCAGATGCGACCAGTATGTAGGCAGTGTGGAAAGGAGCATGGAAGTAGACCTTGTCAGCTTACAGGCATTATCTATTTTTCTTGTGGTCAACCTAGACATATGGCTAAGGACTGTCCGAAGAAGCCAGTACAAGGAATAGATAGGCCGCGACAGCAAGGACGTGTGTTTGCTATAACTGCTGATGACGCAATAAAATCAGACTCCCTAATCCAAG ATATTATCTTAGGTCTAGATTGGTTGTCTAagcatcatgttttccttgattgtttTAAACGAATTGCTATATTTCCATCATCTGAAATGCACACTGAACCAGTTGAGTCTTGTACTTTCTATTTGCATTCCCtaagagttatttctagtaatagtGGGTTAGAGGGTTACGTTCTACTATCGGCTAGCTCAGAAACTAATGAACAAGACTTGGAGCAAATCCGAGTGGTGAAGGAGTTTCCTGATGTTTTTTCAAATGAtatacctgagtttccacctcagAGAGAGATAGAGTTTAGTATTGATCTGGTTCCTGGAGCCGGACCAATTTCTATAGCACCGTATCGGATGTCACCATTGGAACTAGCAGAGTTAAAGAAGCAGTTGGATGAATTGCTGGGGAAGAAGTTTATTCGTCCGAGTGTATCACCATGGGGAGCTCCAGTGTTACTAGTAAAaaagaaggatggtggaatgaggTTATGTGTGGATTATCGGCAATTGAACAAGATCAcaatcaagaacaagtatccactccCAAGGATAGATGATCAGATGGACCAGCTGAGAGGTGCGACAGTATTCTTGAAGATTGATTTGCGGTCAGGTTACCATCAAATCCGGGTGAAGGAATCAGATATACCTAAGACTGCCTTTCGAACTAGGTacggtcactatgagtatacggttatgtccTTTGGACTGACTAATGCTACTGctgtattcatggattatatgaatcgCATTTTTCGTCCGTATCTAGATCTGTTTGTGGTAGTCTTTATAGATGATATCCTCATCTATTccaagatagaagaagaacatggagagcatttgaggattgtgttgcaaatATTAAGAGCACGGAAGCTATATGCGAAATTGTCAAAATGTGAGTTTTGGGCGACAGAAGTGGCATTCTTGGGACATGTGATCACACGAGATG GATACTATCGGCGGTTTATCAAGggtttttcacagatagctttaccTTTGACTCGCCTTACTAGGAAGGAAGTTCCGTTTGAGTGGACAGAGAAGTGTGAAGAAAGCTTTGAAACTTTAAAGGAAAGGTTGACGACGGTGCCAGTTTTGGTGTTACCAGACCCACAGGAAccttttgaggtgtattgtgatgcttcTTTTAAGGGACTTGGATGTGTATTGATGCAGCATAGGAATGTGGTAGCTTATGCTTCGAGACAACTAAGACCTCACGGAACTATTCGACAC aaagacctTAATATGAAGCAGAGGCGATGGATGGAATTcttaaaagattatgattttaaGTTGAGCTATCATCCTGGGAAGGCAAATGTAGTCGCAGATGCTTTGAGTCGGAAGAGTTTGGGCATATCCTGGATGatgatcaaggaagaagaaatgatctcagcctttgaaaacttaaaattagGAATGAGAGAGACATCAAGAGGAATTGTTATAGCACAACTACAATTAACATCTGACTTTAAGATAGCTATTCAGCAAGCTCAAGCCCAGAATTCAGGAATGCTGGCATTGTTAACACGAATGAAGGCATATCAGCCGGAAGAGGTACGCCAAGATAAAGAGGGAATATGGAGATATAGGAACAGAATTTGTGTACCTGCTCAGGAGGACTTGAGAAAGAACATTCTGACCGAAGCTCATGAAAGCAGATTTTCTATCCATCCCGGAACGACTAAAATGTACCAAGACctgaagaagatgttctggtggccgggaatGAAGAAAGATGTAGCAACGTATGTTTCAAAGTGTCTCACTTGCCAGAAGATTTAG